The following coding sequences lie in one Lolium perenne isolate Kyuss_39 chromosome 2, Kyuss_2.0, whole genome shotgun sequence genomic window:
- the LOC127329277 gene encoding uncharacterized mitochondrial protein AtMg00810-like has protein sequence MQEEYDALQRNGTWELVPRPPRAKVITGKWVFKHKLGSDGTLERYKARWVVRGFRQRAGVDFTDTFAPVVKPGMIRTVLHLVASRAWPGARAQYQRITGFLHQLGFRSTRSDAPLFVYRTGNDMAYLLLYVDNIILTASTAGLLRQLTTSLRPEFALKDLGPLHYFLGIEVVRRADGFFLHQRKYAHELLERAGMLNCNPAPTPVDTKAKLSASDGSLASHAPFYRSIVGALQYLTLTRPELQYAVQQVCLHMHAPRDPHWAAVKRILRYVCGTMSYGLSLHASPSTSTDLVAYSDADWAGCPDTRRSTSGYCVYLGSSLVSWSSKRQPTVSRSDL, from the exons ATGCAGGAGGAGTATGACGCACTGCAGCGCAATGGGACTTGGGAGCTCGTTCCCCGGCCCCCTCGCGCCAAGGTCATCACcggcaaatgggtcttcaagcacaagctcGGCTCCGACGGTACTCTCGAGCGCTACAAGGCGCGCTGGGTTGTGCGCGGCTTTCGGCAGCGCGCTGGCGTCGACTTCACGGATACGTTTGCCCCGGTTGTCAAACCGGGCATGATCCGCACGGTGTTGCACCTCGTCGCGTCTCGCGCGTGGCCG GGCGCCCGCGCACAGTACCAGCGCATCACCGGCTTCCTGCATCAGCTTGGATTCCGCTCCACGCGCTCCGATGCGCCGCTGTTCGTCTACCGGACCGGCAACGACATGGCATACCTGCTGCTGTACGTCGACAACATCATCCTGACGGCCTCCACCGCTGGTCTTCTTCGACAGCTCACTACCAGTCTTCGCCCTGAGTTCGCGTTGAAGGATCTTGGCCCGctccactacttcctcggcatcgaggttgtCCGGCGTGCAGACGGGTTCTTCCTCCATCAGCGGAAGTATGCCCACGAGCTTCTCGAGCGTGCAGGGATGCTTAACTGCAACCCTGCGCCTACTCCTGTCGACACGAAGGCCAAGCTCTCCGCCAGCGATGGGTCGCTAGCGTCTCACGCGCCGTTCTACCGCTCCATCGTCGGTGCTCTTCAGTACTTGACGTTGACGCGACCGGAGCTCCAGTACGCCGTGCAGCAGGTGTGCTTGCACATGCATGCTCCTCGGGATCCTCATTGGGCCGCGGTGAAGCGGATTCTCCGCTACGTATGTGGTACCATGAGCTACGGCTTGTCGTTGCATGCTTCGCCCTCGACGTCGACTGACCTTGTCGCCTACTCGGACGCGGACTGGGCGGGCTGCCCGGATACGCGCCGCTCCACCAGCGGCTACTGCGTCTACCTCGGCTCGTCGCTCGTCTCTTGGTCCTCCAAGAGGCAGCCCACCGTGTCTCGCTCCGATCTTTGA